The following is a genomic window from Zalophus californianus isolate mZalCal1 chromosome 10, mZalCal1.pri.v2, whole genome shotgun sequence.
GAGCCCCAGATGCATGACAGTCAAGCATGGATGCGCAGGCTTGGAAGGTTTTCCCACCACGTTTAATAAGAATCCAATTCCAGCAGGATTCCTGGGCTTTCCCCACTCTGTACTTCTCACTGGGGGCCTCGTCCCTGCTTCCCTGCGCCCCATAGGGAAAACAGGGTGCTGAGACAAGAGAATGGGGCACCCGTCCCTTCTAGGGTCTGAGGAACAGAGGGACATGCCGGCAGATCCAGGACACGTAGCTCGTGACGCGGGTGTACACCCCAGGGAAGTTGCGGTGACCACAACCTTGGCCCCAGCTCACGATCCCCACCTGGATCCAGGTGCAATTCCAGCGGCACACCAGGGGGCCCCCAGAGTCCATCTGTGGCAAGAGAAGGCCCTCAGTGAGAGCTTCCCTCGTCCCCATGGCTAAGGGAGAGGCAGGTCCCATCCTCCTGGGCTAGAAGGGGACAGAGGAAGTGGCCAGGGCCTCGTAGGGCCTCACCTGGCAGGAGCCCCGGCCCTCGCTCCCAGCACACAGCTTGTCGCCCTTGATGACCTGATCGGTGCTGTCCAAGGAGTTCTGATAGCGGTGATTACACTCCCTGTTCCCCACGATACGAACCTCCACCTCCTGCAGGTGGTAGGGCGGGGACAGCAGCACTGTGGGCAGCAGGAGGAGCTGCATGAGAACCGGGGCTCCTCTTCCCACCACACAGATACTCCTTCCAATCTGTGCTGGGCCTTCCCCTGCCCATCAGGGCACCCCCCCACTGCCGGGCTGGGGTCCAGCACCAGACCTGGTCCTGTTTCCCCATGGCCACCATGCTCAGGATCGGCCACACGGCACCTAAAGGTCCAGGTGCCCATCCAGCTCCAGGACATGCGACCCCCTCACCAGAGTCCAGGCTCCCGTGCCCGTGTCCGCAGCAGAACCCACAGGGCCCCCAGGAAAATTCTGCCTCAACAGCAGAGGAGCTGGGACCTTGGTGGGTCATCCAAACTAAGGAGCCTAGATTTCTTCCCCCATGACGTGAGGGCCCCCGTCTGCCCTCCGACCTTGGTGGCCAGAGTCCACGTGGGATCCGGCAGGGAAACTTGCCTGCCCAGAGCAAGTTCTCAGTTCCTGAGACGTGTCCCAGAAACTTCCCATCCAAAACCCTGGCATcacaccccacccaccctggGATCCCAGAAGGTGCATGCGGTGGGTCACTTTCCATAAAGGCCCAGCCCCCCAGTCCCTCATCCTTCCTAGTCTCCCTAATACCTACAGTTGTCCATGATGTCACCCCAGCCGGTTACCCAGCACATCTTCCTCCAGGGGATCCTCAGGGAGGCTGCCAGGAGGGAGACCAGGTTCACATCCTCAGAGAGCATCAAGGGGTCCTCCAGTCTCAGCAGTGCGATGTCCGCGCCTCCCTCGGCAGACAGGCTCATGTTGAACTTGGGGTGGCGGATGATCTCGGCCACCCTTTGCAGCTGGTCATGGTCATAGAGTCTCAGCTGCCCGACCCGGATCCTGAAGGCACAAGCCTCCAGGTCGtccctgggggagaggggagccGGGGCTTCTCAGGGCAGGCTGGGGGGCACTCAGAGCTGGGGAGGGCCCCGGAAGCCTGCCCCCGCAGAAGGGCcccgtgcatgcacacacatacccagCCATGGGGATGGGGACGGCATGACTCACGGCTCAACGCAGTGGGCAGCAGTCAGCACCCACTGGGGGTGGATGAGGGAGCCCCCACAGATGTGCTGCCACAGACCATGATCCATACTGTAGAACCTCAGGCTGACCTGCCACGGATACTTCCTGGCTGAGACAGCACAGCCCCCCACGATGCCCACCAGCTCACGCCCTGGGCCGGAGTCTGCAGAAACAAATTGAGGGGCCATCAGGGGCCCAGACAATGACCTTCCCAGAGCTCAGGAAGGGACAAGGGAAGCTTTTCCCTAAGGGACAGTCCCCATTCCCCCTGGCTGAGTCCCAGGAGCCCAGAGCACGTTGGAGGGGATCAGGACTCACCGGGGGTCACAGGCACAGAGCCCCCCAGCCAGGGGAGGGTCAGAACAGCAGCCACAGCATCTGCGAGGGCCTGGGGGCAGAGAGCTCAGACCCCAGCACCAGCTTTCTCCACGGCAGTTCCTTCCTGGGCCGCCCCTCCAGGGCGCCCATTTATCCTAATAACACAGGAAGTGGCCAGGGCGGGCCAGCCTTCTCGGGGGGGACACACTGCGGCCCAACAGGCCTTCTCCTTCCGTGGGGCCGGTGGTCACAGCCTTGCTGTCCTCTGCCAGGCAGGCCGGGCTGGACCCTGGGCAGGCAAAGGAGGAGATCTCCCGGGGCCACACTTTGGGAGTGAGTCCCATCACGAAGGACACGGTCGTGAACTTGATGTCTGCAGAGAGTGAGGAATTTGGTGAAAAGGGGCCTGACCCGGCTGCTGTCTCAGGGAAGGGACTTTAAGGCTGAGGCAGAGATTAAGTTGAAGCCATTCTGCCTTCGGGCTTGGGGCTATTCCGCTGGCCCCCGGTCctgctctctgggccccagtcaCTCGTGGCGGTGGGGGTGTTCTGAGCAGACTGGCACACTCCACGCCCTGCTTCCCACCAGACATCTTGGGACTGGGATGGACAGAATTCCTGGAACCCCTTCAATGGGAATTGTTCCGCTCTGTCTGGGATTCACGGACGGTGCCCCAGCCGGCCCTGAACTTCCTACCGAGTTgtactttatctttctttttttttttgtttaagattttatttatttatttatttgagagagagaatgagagagagagagcacatgagagaggggagggtcagagtgaAAAGcagaggagcccgatgtgggactcgatcccgggactccaggatcatgacctgagccgaaggcagtcgcttaaccaactgagccacccaggcgcccctgtactctATCTTTCTTGCATGGAGAGTGTCTTGGCCTCCCGTGCTCACCCAAGAGAGGGGAAATGAGGGGGGTGTCCAGGGCCTGGGGTCCTCAGGCTGCCAGGAAACTTGTCTGAGACCCCCTGGGAGACCCATTCTCCGCCGGCCTCAGCCACTCCCTGAGGCCCCCACTGTGCCACGAGAAGAGATTAGGTGATGGGGCAGTgaccccaggcccccagcccagcccaggttGCACTGCAACTGAGCCAGGGagccccctgccccagggaggacagggagaTACCGGGAGGCCCACAGGGCCCagaagaaaggatgagaaccCCAGTCCCAGCCTCAGGGCAGGAGACAGGAGCTCCGTTCTTTTCTGCTCATGCTGGTTTTAGACAAGCAGGGCCAAGGTGCGCAGCCTGGTGTGGGGGACTGGGGAgtcccagggcagggcagggagggtaCTGGGGTGATGGGCCTACTCCTGTCCTCTGTCAGGCCCTAGATCTCCGCTCCCTTTAGCAGGGCCCCCCCAGAACAGGGCAGGAGGCACTGGAAAGGGCCTTGGGCCTCGTGCCAGCAGATGCCCGGGGTGGGGACGTGGGGGACCTGCCACGGGTGCAGCTGGATGCAAAGCCTAGAAATGCAAAAAGGGTCTTCCCTCAGAATGAAGGCATCTTTTGAGGAGACCCTGCCTGCCTGGGTAGTTCCAGTTTGAGCCCCAGGGGACATATGTAATGATTCAATGTGAGAATATGCAAAAGTGCAGCCATGGAGGAGGCCGTGGTTCTGGTCATGGGGGGTCACCCCTGGCACGCTCCTGTCCTCTCCAAAAGGCTGAGGGAGGCCAGGGGCCATGCATGGGTCAGCAGGCAAGCACAGGGACGCACgcttgcacacatgtgcatgccgTTCTGCGTGTCGTTTGAGGTGAACAACAATCACTTAGAACAGAGCAAACCTCCCTTTAAGAGCCACATTTTAAGTATAACCTCAGGAACAGGATTGCAAAACTTTGCCACCCTTTGAAACAGTTTAGATAAAACTCTTAAAGGAAAATGTTGCAAGAGAGATATTCAGCCAAAGAAATCAAGTATCCTGATAAAGAttactgttatcttttttttgaaagatagtatcaaagacaaagagaagaatgATCCACGGTAACCCAGGATCAACAGTCCAAATGATATCGACCAGGTGACAGAATTGGGAAAGTCAGACTAGGAGGCAGAAGGCGCAGACTCGGTCTTGCCTTCCTGTGGACACCTGTTCTAGAGACAggcaagaaagggagaaaaagaaacagggatagctgaacaatataaaataataaattaaggtGGTAGGAATCAGTCTGAGTATATTGGCGATTGTAATAAACACAGAGCGAGCGAACTTAGTGGTAAAAACAGTGGTATCGAAGGTCGCCCTAAAACACATCCAGATACACGCTGCTTACAAGACAGAAGCAAAAGTTTAAAGGAAAAGGGTAGAAAAAGTTATCGCAGGCAAATGCTAGGCAAAACATAGCATGATTCATTAAAAAGTGTTTTTGATAAGTTGcattttgtcaaaattaaaaacatgctcATCAAAAAAACACTCAAAGGGAACAGAAGAGCAGGGAAGTTGCAGGCGGGGAAAAAACATTTGCAGAAGACaaaatactgggcgcctgggtggctcagttggttaagtgactgcctttggctcaggtcatgatcctggagtcctgggatcgagtcccacattgggctccctgctcagcggggggtctgcttctccctctgaccctcttcccattcatgctctctctctctcattctctctctctcaaataaataaaatctttaaaaaaaagaagaagataaaatacTTGTACCCAGAACATATAAGGAATTGTCCAAATTCcataatgagaaaacaaaagtccaagTAAAGAAACCCTGAAAAGATTTAAACACTTCACAGAAGGAGCCACGTGAATGGCAAACAGTCATGTGAAAAAGTACTCGACGTCATtcgtcattaggaaaatgcaaattaagacaaaTGCACACCTATGAGAACAGTATTTCAAAAAGCTGATAAAGCCAAAGGTCGGTGAGGACGAAGTTAAACCGGGACGTACCATGAGTGAGGGAGATGAAAGTTTGCATTCACAGAGAAACCTGGATGCAAACATGTAAGACTGGCTTTATGCAAGATCATCTAAAACCTGCAATAGCACAAACACCCTCCAACAGGGAAATTCgtgtaaaaac
Proteins encoded in this region:
- the LOC113933586 gene encoding LOW QUALITY PROTEIN: mastin-like (The sequence of the model RefSeq protein was modified relative to this genomic sequence to represent the inferred CDS: inserted 1 base in 1 codon) → MLWLXVLTLPWLGGSVPVTPDSGPGRELVGIVGGCAVSARKYPWQVSLRFYSMDHGLWQHICGGSLIHPQWVLTAAHCVEPDDLEACAFRIRVGQLRLYDHDQLQRVAEIIRHPKFNMSLSAEGGADIALLRLEDPLMLSEDVNLVSLLAASLRIPWRKMCWVTGWGDIMDNLLLSPPYHLQEVEVRIVGNRECNHRYQNSLDSTDQVIKGDKLCAGSEGRGSCQMDSGGPLVCRWNCTWIQVGIVSWGQGCGHRNFPGVYTRVTSYVSWICRHVPLFLRP